A DNA window from Solanum lycopersicum chromosome 3, SLM_r2.1 contains the following coding sequences:
- the LOC109119827 gene encoding polyadenylate-binding protein-interacting protein 12, with amino-acid sequence MAVDENGSLNRTDDSVVKHDSGAVDHQSNQNGETRSTIPNDQNIQMMMSVNHLQQQQPQKTSVQHKAQMGVFQQQKQSIKGNGVMGHHNFQHQHQIMNGVDLSRNGGVGDEVHGGEGFNREMKDLEEMLSKLNPMAEEFVPPSLSTNYAVVPISPGGEQFGFDPFSYAMQTGQGDGTFNRRKRNGYGLGRRRMNVRTSMAQREEVIRRTVYVSDIDHQVTEEQLATLFLTCGQVVDCRICGDPNSVLRFAFIEFTDEEGARSALSLAGTMLGYYPVKVLPSKTAIAPVNPTFLPRSEDEREMCARTIYCTNIDKKVTQADVKLFFEYFCGEVKRLRLLGDYHHSTRIGFVEFVMAESAIAALNCSGAILGSLPIRVSPSKTPVRPRTPRSVVQ; translated from the exons ATGGCCGTGGATGAGAATGGTTCGTTGAATCGGACGGATGATAGTGTTGTAAAGCATGATTCCGGTGCCGTTGATCATCAGTCGAATCAGAACGGTGAGACACGGTCAACGATACCTAATGATCAGAATATTCAGATGATGATGTCTGTTAATCATCTACAACAGCAGCAACCCCAGAAAACGAGTGTGCAGCATAAGGCGCAAATGGGTGTTTTTCAACAGCAGAAGCAAAGCATCAAAGGCAATGGAGTGATGGGTCACCATAATTTTCAACATCAGCATCAGATAATGAACGGTGTTGATTTGAGTAGAAATGGAGGTGTGGGTGATGAGGTTCATGGTGGGGAAGGGTTTAACAGAGAGATGAAGGATTTGGAGGAAATGCTTTCCAAATTGAACCCCATGGCTGAAGAGTTTGTGCCTCCCTCACTCTCCACCAACTACGCAGTAGTGCCAATCTCTCCTGGTGGAGAACAATTTGGGTTTGATCCTTTCAGTTATGCAATGCAAACTGGACAAGGCGATGGAACTTTCAACAGAAGG AAGAGAAATGGCTATGGTCTTGGTAGGAGAAGGATGAATGTCCGGACAAGCATGGCCCAACGTGAAGAGGTTATTAGGAGGACAGTTTATGTGTCTGACATTGATCACCAG GTGACTGAAGAGCAACTTGCTACACTCTTTCTTACCTGCGGGCAG GTGGTTGACTGTCGTATCTGTGGAGATCCCAATTCTGTACTCCGTTTTGCATTTATTGAGTTTACTGATGAAG AAGGCGCAAGGAGTGCTCTGAGTCTTGCAGGAACTATGCTAGGATACTACCCTGTGAAAGTGCTTCCCTCTAAAACTGCTATTGCACCAGTTAATCCAACTTTTCTTCCAAGG TCTGAAGATGAAAGGGAGATGTGTGCAAGAACTATATACTGTACCAACATTGATAAAAAG GTTACTCAAGCAGATGTCAAGCTCTTTTTTGAGTACTTCTGTGGAGAG GTTAAGCGCTTGAGGTTGCTTGGTGACTATCATCATTCTACTCGCATAGGttttgttgagtttgttatG GCCGAGAGTGCCATTGCTGCACTGAACTGCAGTGGTGCAATCCTGGGATCACTCCCTATAAG AGTAAGCCCATCGAAGACTCCTGTCCGGCCGCGCACTCCCCGCTCGGTGGTGCAGTAA
- the HSP21 gene encoding small heat shock protein, chloroplastic has product MAYTSLTSSPLVSNVSVGGTSKINNNKVSAPCSVFVPSMRRPTTRLVARATGDNKDTSVDVHHSSAQGGNNQGTAVERRPTRMALDVSPFGVLDPMSPMRTMRQMIDTMDRLFEDTMTFPGRNRASGTGEIRTPWDIHDDENEIKMRFDMPGLSKEDVKVSVENDMLVIKGEHKKEEDGRDKHSWGRNYSSYDTRLSLPDNVVKDKIKAELKNGVLFISIPKTEVEKKVIDVQIN; this is encoded by the exons ATGGCTTACACAAGTCTTACATCTTCTCCATTAGTGTCAAATGTTAGCGTTGGTGGAACCTCTAAGATTAATAACAACAAGGTATCTGCACCTTGCTCTGTTTTCGTTCCGTCGATGAGAAGGCCGACGACTAGGCTGGTAGCTCGGGCTACCGGCGATAACAAAGATACGTCAGTCGACGTACACCACAGCAGTGCTCAAGGAGGAAACAACCAAGGCACTGCCGTCGAACGCCGTCCTACGAGGATGGCGCTTGATGTTTCCCCTTTTG GAGTGTTAGATCCAATGTCACCGATGAGAACAATGCGGCAGATGATAGACACTATGGACAGATTATTCGAAGATACAATGACATTTCCAGGAAGAAACAGAGCATCAGGAACAGGGGAAATACGCACTCCATGGGACATTCATGATGATGAAAACGAAATCAAGATGCGTTTCGACATGCCGGGACTGTCCAAGGAAGATGTAAAAGTATCAGTAGAAAATGACATGCTTGTCATTAAAGGGGAACACAAAAAGGAAGAAGACGGAAGAGATAAACACTCATGGGGTAGGAATTATAGCTCTTACGACACTCGTTTAAGTCTCCCAGATAATGTTGTGAAGGATAAAATCAAAGCGGAACTGAAGAATGGAGTTCTTTTCATCTCGATTCCAAAGACTGAAGTGGAGAAAAAGGTGATTGATGTCCAAATTAACTAA
- the LOC101257745 gene encoding growth-regulating factor 7-like, producing MMGHHQDVHCSDGGANKMLCSTDEASLLPPPPSAPVVRSLQPFDVATNSQGGMTTTLGYPFTWAQWKELERQAMIYKYMVSAMSVPPDLLLSISSEASHTTSATGSVQGRYTTNIRDLEPGRCKRTDGKKWRCSRDVAPHQKYCERHMHRGRPRSRKHVEVHAGVSNASDNKKTRLQAESIPTTTASQINNRSTKQPLRSTFQQIQNPLSFHDDKIGGNGIISDSSFNELHRSSGWMMEGELVAKADSGHQWQHLMDSNAGYSAHGYREEALNFLVSRDMERTEHTGEFNFMTNPEFVKDTSRDLINGWSNDNVYNNSNNENLEASLWPSLGDISSSSLALSIAMAAGDVLDEDMGLDSRFMNTNQHKFWENSFPFASGGPLAEVLHPSSSFSLGDNPTSSYTSNGDSISPAATTVSSPSGVLQKTMFSHSDGSVCNSPILAAPSNNITPETVQFQWLR from the exons ATGATGGGTCATCATCAAGATGTTCACTGTTCTGATGGTGGGGCTAACAAAATGCTTTGTTCTACTGATGAAGCTAGTCTTCTTCCTCCACCTCCTTCAGCTCCTGTTGTAAGGAGTTTGCAGCCTTTTGATGTTGCTACCAACTCCCAAG GAGGAATGACTACTACATTGGGGTACCCTTTTACATGGGCACAGTGGAAGGAACTGGAGAGGCAAGCTATGATTTATAAGTACATGGTCTCAGCTATGTCTGTTCCTCCAGATCTCCTCTTATCAATTTCCTCTGAAGCTTCACATACTACAT CGGCTACTGGATCAGTACAAGGCCGATACACAACAAATATAAGGGATCTAGAGCCAGGAAGATGCAAAAGAACGGACGGCAAAAAATGGAGATGCTCGAGAGATGTAGCTCCTCATCAAAAGTACTGTGAGCGCCATATGCATAGAGGTCGTCCCCGTTCAAGAAAGCATGTGGAAGTTCATGCCGGTGTTAGCAACGCCAGTGACAATAAGAAGACTCGCCTTCAAGCTGAATCTATTCCCACCACAACGGCTAGTCAAATCAACAACCGTTCAACAAAGCAGCCTCTTAGATCTACCTTTCAACAAATTCAGAATCCCCTGTCTTTCCATGATGATAAGATTGGGGGAAATGGAATTATCTCTGATTCTTCTTTTAATGAACTACACAG AAGTTCGGGCTGGATGATGGAAGGTGAGTTGGTAGCAAAGGCTGATTCTGGACACCAATGGCAACATTTGATGGACTCAAACGCAGGTTACTCAGCGCATGGCTACAGGGAAGAGGCATTGAATTTTTTGGTTAGTAGAGATATGGAAAGAACTGAGCACACCGGTGAGTTCAATTTCATGACAAATCCTGAATTTGTAAAAGATACCTCTAGGGACTTGATTAACGGATGGTCCAATGATAATGTCTACAACAATAGTAACAATGAGAATTTGGAGGCTTCGTTGTGGCCATCGCTAGGGGATATCTCGTCATCATCGCTTGCTTTGTCTATTGCTATGGCTGCTGGTGATGTCCTTGATGAGGATATGGGATTGGATAGTAGATTCATGAATACTAATCAGCACAAATTCTGGGAGAACAGTTTCCCTTTTGCATCTGGAGGACCATTGGCTGAAGTTTTACATCCTAGCTCATCTTTTAGTCTCGGTGACAACCCAACCTCATCGTACACAAGCAATGGCGATTCGATCAGCCCTGCAGCAACGACCGTCTCATCACCATCTGGGGTTCTTCAGAAGACGATGTTTTCGCACTCTGATGGCAGTGTTTGCAACAGCCCAATTCTCGCAGCTCCAAGTAATAATATTACACCTGAGACTGTTCAATTCCAGTGGTTAAGATAG